The Porites lutea chromosome 7, jaPorLute2.1, whole genome shotgun sequence genome includes the window GGCTAGGGGACGTTTAATGGATACGTGGCGTTTTTGcaacaagctcaacaaaatatCCAGTCCATCCATTGATACTTCTAGGCCGTCCAGAGATCCACATCGCTCTTTCAGATCTCAACTTCGACGTCAGAATCCTCATTCAGGATCATTGTACTGTAATTCTTTGCCTATCCTTTCCTTGAACTTCACTACTGAACAAGATGCAATGCGCAAACCTTTGTTAATCAAGGCAAGAAACTGActaaattgaatgattttgctcctttttgaTTTGTCTTAGTATTTTGGGGTAAGCGAGGTGTTTATTTGACAGGGGGCCTTTATTTGAGAGGGGTGTCAATTACAACATTTACGGCAATTTATTTCCACAACTGAACGACAGCTCAACCGCGTAGGTTGATCGTATAAGTGCGAGAATTACATCCACATAAATAAGATAACATATAACGTCATCATATTATCACTGAGCCTAACCATTGTAAGCCCCCGTTGCTAGTCTGTAGCCTGAGCTGTCAACTGTCATGGCTGTTATCTCTGTAGACGGACCATGGGCGTCTGTCACCTGATACACAAACTGACCTGTCTCCATCTCCCATACCTGCAGAACAATCAACAacacaataatacaataatcaataaatacaggaaacaaaCTTCAATTGCTCTTGTGCACTAGTTAAGTGAATTACTGgtcggaaaaaagaaaacacacagACAAAGTAAATAAACGCTTGTCATAGGCGTACATTGCGCTATGTGATACTGTCGGTGACATGACATTTTATAAGCTGAGAGTAAATATGACTACTCCTGTTCCCAATTCATCTAAGAAGCAAATTAATCTATACAAGGAGCCGATCATTTAAATTGAGTAATACTAGCGAATTTTAACATCAACGGCCAGTTCTATAGCTTTTTTTGGATCCGCCTCTTTAGTAGCTATACATGTATGGCGGTAGTGCCTTTTATAACGGAGGTCTAAAAAACATGCCCGGTTGCTATTACCATTACACTAAACAAGTCCAACGTAACGGCTGGATAGATCGGGCAATTTCCTTGCGATCCTTATGCCGGACACGGTAACTATAGGGCGGGCCCATCTGATGTGAAGGAGTTCCCCCCAAGAAAGGTTTCTGGTAACTCTCGTTCAAAAAATCGCTTATATTGAAAGGAAGTCAAGCAGTTTTTGAAACAATAGCGATTTTTCAACGACCACTCGCCACTATTTCATATGCCCAATTAAAAATAGCAGcaaaaatggcggcaaaaaagCCAGAGTTGTAAAGTACAACTAAGACGACGCTCGCTGTTTATGCACCTGTATTTCTTAAATCACAAACCAGGGCTACTACTTATTTGTCTTCATAGACCTTGTTTAAAGACTCGTCAGTTCTAGCTACGGCTTTGGTTTGTTAAATCACAAGGATCAACGACACGCTCGCCGTTTACGAAGAAGTGTACGTGTTACATTATTTACAATAAGTTACCTAAAAGCCAAAAACTAAATAATCTAAGAAGACTTTTCTCGCAAAGCTCACGACACGTCGACATGAAAAGTATGGCACGAAGCGCCGcacattaaaaaacaaaatcgtCTCATTATTTCACTTTCTAAAGATCCATTCACtcaaaaaacgttaaaaaccaATATATAGTTAAACACTCCATGACGCTTTTTCAAGAAGCATGAGCGTGCAGGTGCAATTGTCAAAATGTTCTCCATAAATGCCCACATTAGCACTGGCGTTCTTTTGTTGATGAGCAGCTACCTTAAATGCTGATCCATCGTATTTTTTAGATTGTAAGCCGGGTTAGGACTTTATTTGTGAAACAATAAACTTCAGGCATAACGGCATAATACGTGGGCTGTTAAGAACTATGAATAAAAGCCCTTTGCATAATAACGTTTGAATAAATGCCGGGACATTGACTTGAGAAAATATGATAGCTGGATAAAAAAATCCTTAACAACAAGAATTACTCCGCACTCATACACCCGCAGTGTATTAATGAAAACAGCTCATGCACATCCGAATACTCAACTAACAAAGCGTAACTTAAAATACGCGAGAAGACCTATTTTGAAGGATGAAACTGCATCAGCTGATTAAAAGCTTGTTGAACAAGTTCGAGTGCGGGAAGTGGGGAAGTGGCAAGTAGCGAGCGACGCAAAGTAAAAACTACTATTGATGCTACATCCACGGAATAGAACTTTAAACGAAAGCTATTTCAACACAGTGGGCTTTGCAATTAATAGAAGATGTTTTGGCAGGTGCAATGAAAATTCCATTGATAAAATTGCAGATTAGAGCTTTCTATTTTGTGTATCGAACTTATTTGCTGTCATAATTGGATTCGTTAATTTAAAACACTCATCCTTATCAAGAACCTGCTCACTTTTCCCCGATGGCCAACGACAACTATACTGAAAATACACCACTGAAAGCGTATGAAGGACTCTTTTGCTCTGCTGATTTAATTCAAGGGATACACAGCCAACTGGTATTTCTTTCAGGGCTGAACATTCTCTTCTGTTTCACTGCTTTCTTTGGAAATGCCGTGATCTTAGTGGCTCTTCACAAGGAAAATTCCCTTTATGCGCCGTCCAAACTACTGCTGCGTTGCCTCGCTACAACTGATCTCTTCGTTGGCCTAATCGTGGAGCCTCTTGAAGTCACTTTCTGGATATCTTTGGTACATCATGAACGATCCAGCATATGTCGTTACGCGTTAGCTGTAGGTGCTATTACTGGCTATACTTTGTGTTTAGTGTCTTTGTTTACATCGACTGCAATAGCCGTGGAAAGGCTTCTCGCCCTTTCGCTGGgactcagatacagacaagttgtgaCTTTCACAAGAACTCGTATAAGCATAACTGCTATCTGGATTGTGTCCATTTTTGGTTCAACAGGGTATCTCTGGAGTCATCCTATCTCCGAATGGTACGGTTATATCGCTATGGGACTGTGTCTAATCGTCTCCAGTTTTTCgtacacaaaaattttcattacTTTGCACCATCGTCGGTATCAACTACACGCGCAACACATTCCCGCAAACCCGAGTCATTTGAATCCGATCAATATAGCGCGGTACAAAAAGGCTGTATCAAGTGCGCTGTGGTTTCAGTTGACATTAGTTGCCTGTTATCTACCTTACATAATAACGGGCGCCTTCTTGACTGAAAGAGGATTAACACCATCTGGTTTCATCGCCAATGAATTTGCTTTGACTTTACTCTACGCAAACTCGTCACTGAACCCAATACTTTATTgctggaagatcagagaagttCGGCAAGCAGTTAAAGTCACGATAAGACAGCTTTTTTGCCAATCGACCTTGATTCTTACTTAAGTtatactgtgaaaggtttgaacccaggagtcatttcataagtaggttgagtatgatcgtccgggtaaacatagtcctgaataggactgttgttgacataGCCTGCGTCGCAAACACTCTAAACCTTCTATACGCGATACGTGGGCCGGTTGCGACGCAGGcttttgttgacagtgactgacgtttcgacaacctgtggggtggtcaattaagtcgctaTGTCATTGGTCGTCTACCATGCAGTTAAGCCGTCATACTCAATTTACTGATTAAGTTATATACGGTTATCATTTTTTCGTTATTGTTACAATGTATTTATTCTTAAACATTTCTACCTCGCAATGCAACAATGAGCAGCAAAGAAACTAGCCTATCCACCCCCTTGTGATTGCGGTAAATAAATCCCCCACGGTTTtctattagagagctttagattcgaggaaaAGAAGGACTACGAGTACTGCGAGTACGAGTTTTCATGAGTtttgaattaaatttttttcgcgtattATCAAAAACTAGGCTTCCCGGCAAGCTTCATTGTACTCTTGATTCACCacaaaagttagcactgttataactcgtttccgccactacgaccTTCTCGCTAAACCTCGTAGTAGAaggacgacggctatcacgttttcgcgccaaaatgacgctggttcacgcgccaGCAAtgctcagtattgagaaaatctcattCTCGTCCTAGGTCTCTATTTTCTTACGCGCGCTCAACGATCTCTtaagaaaatagagggtctgtgaacaagCTACACAGAAACCTGTAGGTGgccttcattttgaaaatggcGCGGTGCTGCTTAGCTCCTTTAGAGAAACCGCGCCGAACTCACCGTTCTCAGTTATGTGACAGCAAAAGCCCTAAAGGCTGATTTcaactgacgcgtttttggctacgcacgttaacgcacgtacattttaatcacgtaaataaaatagaggtaagatataaagtgttgagattaaacgcgaagttgagcgaggttccacttttacgcttacgtgcgacctttcatacattgcctgtatttttttttcgaacGTAAAtcttacgcacgtacgcacgtaagaattacgcgacagtggaaatcaaccctaaccGATAAGGTTTTCGTGCCGGGGCAAGAGCTATCCTACCATGGGTGCCAGAGAcgtttctagcgcggtttccggtttctgttctcgcggcttcgccgctcgtggcttcggcctacggccgaagatgtgtcggccttcggccaacaccgaaaattcccgccgcacgcgagaaaaacctctggtacccagggtagagCTATCCGTTAGAGTGCAGACATAAAGCCTACCAAATCTAAATGAATATAACTATTATCGCTCGAACTAGAGCTTTACCTATCTTTCCTCCGGAAAAATTTGCCTTAATATTCCAATAAAACCCAGCTCTTTGTATTGCATGAATCTCGCTCTTCTTTTCAAGAGCACAAACACACAataactttttttcaatttagcctGAAAGTTACCTGTAGCCACCCAGACGTTCTTAAAGCTACTTTCACACTATAATGAATATCTCTTGCGCTAACACGGAAATCATGCCGCATAGGGCTTCGCATCACGCATAACAACAGTGAATTCGGTGCAATCTCTGTAAGGAAGCGAATGCCGATCGCTATAGTGGAGAGTCACGTATCGGATAGGTTTTCACACTGTACCGGAGAGTTTGTTGTGCCGGCGCGAAAAGCTATCGGCCATAGTGTGAACATGGCCAAAGTTAACTGCCGCAGTATTTGATTGGCATTCTGTTTTGAAGACACAGCCTTCCTTAAGTTTGCAACATCACAGGTTACCCAAGCTTGAAACATGAGTATCGgtttgttgcgtaacattcgaaacagaaggatttgtatgggggaAAAACGGTTTCTGTAAAGTacgaatttgaaaatttttcccATAGAAATTTTATCTTTCAAAGGTTACGCAACAATGCAGACACTTTTATGTCGAGCTTGCGCGCTTAACTTTCTGCGAGGTTTTTTAAATTTGCCTAAGTGTTAAGGACGCCTAACTAAAATACGGTATTAGAAACTGGGGGCAACAACCGTGATTGCCGAAAATCTGGTTCGTCAAAAATTTCACAGAGGAAGGTACATGTGTGCAGGCTGTACATTAGGGGACATTTCAATTTTAGGTGGTCTATCATCTGCCATATTTGAACACAGCTAAAAAGTTCCACTGTATTATAAAAATGCGACGGACAGATCAGTCTAAAATCACAGTAAACATCGCCGCGACAAATTCGCCCGTGTACGGTCATTAACCCTTCAAAGAGGTCATTTCTGCATGAAGTGCAAATCCGACCAGCTCTAGTTGCGGACATTTTCTCCTTCTTCTAAAAGTGTCTGCTGAAGGGAAGCTTCGATAATAAAACAGGAAGAGATTCTTCTGCCATTAGAGAGAATAGTACATTCTAAATATATCTGAAAGCGCAACATCATGTTAATTATGCGTTGACACATTATCGGGACCTTATAAGGAACAAATGTGTCAAAAACATACTTGGAAATGTGATTCtaaagtttcttaaaaaaataacgAGAGGAAACTTTGGTGTATTTTAAGTAATTTAGGATCTGATAATAAAAGGGAGTGAAAATCTCCAAATAGTGGGGATTCAGGTTATCAGTCGAAGCTTTCCATTAATTCCATGATTTGGGAAATTATGTAGTGAGCAATCGACTATTTTTCATTCTCAGTCATTTTATTCAGTCATAGATTTTTAAGACAAGCAGGCTGCTGAGGAGATAAAAAAGCAATTTCCTTTACGTTGATTTCAAAGTACGAAGGGGTGGTTGTTTGGTttattaccaaaaaattagtacTTGACGATTGTATAAAAATGACTGAATTTTGAcgtttgtttacaaaaataaatatgctACACGAGGATTTGGCCATGCAAAATTTGTCTTCCGGAGTAAGTTCATTTTTAACGCATCTCAATCGCTCATTTTGGTCACAAAAAAGTTATCAGCGGCAGAAGTTAACTTCAATTTGAAGACATCCAATTTGAAACGCCCGCAGCTGGCCAGTACATTCAGTTACGTGACGCGACACGTACAGCGCCCGCCCTTAAAAGCAAGCAATCATACGGTGAAAAATCATGGCACAAACAAATTTTAGCGAAGATAGcttgaaaaaacttcaagaacTGTATAACTACTGCTTGGCAGAATTAGTCGGAAGGATACGCAACCAACTGATAGTTCTTTCAGGGATTAACGTTCTTTTTTCCATTACAGCATTCGTAGGGAATTCTCTGATTCTTGTTGCTCTTCGCAAAGAGAATTCCCTTTATCCGCCGTCCAAACACCTTCTTCGTTCACTCGCTacaactgatctctgtgttggccTCATTGTGGAGCCTCTTGCAGTTACCTTTTGGATGTCTTTGGTGTATGAACGATGGGGTATATGTCGCTTTGTACTAACTGTAGACACTGTCGCAAGCTATATGTTGTGTTTAGCGTCTTTATTTACGCTGACTGCAATAAGCCTGGACAGACTCCTTGCTCTTATCctggggctcagatacagacagATTGTAACTTTGAGGCGAAGTTTTATAGTTGTAAGTGTACTTTGGTTTGTGTCTACTTTCGTTGCAACGATGTACGTTTGGAATCCTTCTATAGCTGAATGGTGTACCTATATATTTGTACCATTGTGTCTAGTCAGCTCTATTTTCTCGTACTCAAAAATCTACTTGAATGTGAATCACCAACAAATTCAAGTCCAAGAGCATCAGGGCCGAGCGATTCCACTTAACGTTGCGCGGTATAAAAGGGCATTAAACAGTGCGTTGTGGCTACAATTGACCTTAATTGCCTGCTATCTGCCTTATAATATAGCAAGGGCGTTGTTGACGAAGAGAGGGCTGTCTCCCGATGGTTTCATCGCTAAGGATTTTGCTTTAACTCTGCTTTACGTAAACTCGACTATAAACCCATTCCTCTATTgctggaagatcagagaagtaaGGCAAGCAGTGAAGGACATGATAAGGCAACTAAAATGCTCATCAAGTTCATCGATATAAATCAGTTAACATTATGGCCTTCCATCCTTTGACTGCCAGGCCTTTGGCTATGTTCACACTCTTCTGGATGCTTTTCGTGCCGGcacaaaaagctatccggtTGAGTGTGAACACTATCCGACATGTCATTGTCACTCTCCACTTAAGAGATCACTGCGGTGCAGCTTCGCtctgttacagaaatcgcgccaaaaatCACTGTTCCTATtggtgaacagaagccctaacCGGTATAGATTCGTACCTGCGCAAAAGCAATCCCGTAGGGTGTAAGCATTAAACATAGCCCAGAAGCGGGTTATATGATTCTGACAAAGCCTAAATGTCTGGGATGAATCCCAAcggtgtaaccattcaaatgtgAACTACTGGGCAGTGCTTTCCTTCCGTTCTCTTTATCATGAAGTGCAAGGTGATTCTCCCTGTAACTATTTTAGGAATTGACATTAGTTTTACTTGAGGTACTCTTAGTAGACGAAAAGCCAAAAAAGGCCCGTTCCGTTTAAAGCTTCAATATTAAAGGAGTGACGAATGAGTACATTATTCATGCGGCACACATAAAGATTATATATACACGTAAATAGTGCTATGATACACGGCAAAGCTGGCTGGATTTATCGCGCGCCTGTCTGCTTGTGTTCTTTTTGTTGCCGCTAGCTGTGCGAGGAGGCTCCGCCGCAGAAAAATCACTAATCCGCTCAGCTTATCAGTTTACATATTGGCTACATTTCTGTCTTACAGTCGTCGACTGTCAGACAGAATTGTTAGTCCTGTGTCAAGAAAGTGCGTTCCATAAAATATACCAAATGGTgtctcagggtgcaaagaaagtca containing:
- the LOC140943355 gene encoding adenosine receptor A3-like, coding for MAQTNFSEDSLKKLQELYNYCLAELVGRIRNQLIVLSGINVLFSITAFVGNSLILVALRKENSLYPPSKHLLRSLATTDLCVGLIVEPLAVTFWMSLVYERWGICRFVLTVDTVASYMLCLASLFTLTAISLDRLLALILGLRYRQIVTLRRSFIVVSVLWFVSTFVATMYVWNPSIAEWCTYIFVPLCLVSSIFSYSKIYLNVNHQQIQVQEHQGRAIPLNVARYKRALNSALWLQLTLIACYLPYNIARALLTKRGLSPDGFIAKDFALTLLYVNSTINPFLYCWKIREVRQAVKDMIRQLKCSSSSSI